In the Silvanigrella aquatica genome, TTATTTCAAACAATATGATGAACTAAATGCTAACAACGCTTATTTTGGAGCATATTACGATAGTTTCTTTAAACACATTAATCCTTCATCCATTAATAATATAAGGTTAGAAGCACAAAAGTCATTTAAAAATTACTTCAACCGAAGTTGTTTTATTAAATAATTTAAATTTCTATAAAATCAAGACCCGTATACGACAGTTTGTATGTAATATGTAGTAATTTTAACACCTGTGAAATTTAATTATTCGCTTCTTTTATTGTTTTTTTGAAGAGTTTTACGTATTGTTCAAAGGAGCCACCAGGGGCATTCCAATCAAAAGTCTTTGCATTGGTGATTAATTTTTTTTGAACTATTATTTTTTCAACTTCTGATAAGGAATTCCATTGAGTTAAAGCATCGTTTACACTGGATTTTAAATTAAAAATAGTGCTTGAAGTGCTTTTTAAATCTACTTCAAAAGGGATACAAGTAAAATTGTGAATATCAAAGCCTTTACCAAAGGGATTTGTGCATTGGTCAATCAATCCTTCTCTATAAGAAGAAATTGTCGCACTTCCTAAGCTGAGACCTTCAGCAGGAACAAGACCTGCTGCTTCTAATTTAGAAGGTACTAAAGTAAAATCTGACGCAAAGCGAATCAATCTCCCTTTAGAAGCCCCTACAGAAGGTAATATGGCCAATTGATCTTTATCAAAGTCTTTATAAAATTTAATCAATCCTTTAAATTTAAGATCTTTTGCGACATCTTGAACAGCAAGAATTTCGGGTGGCAACTTGCCACCCGTAGTACCCATGACGACAACTTGTCCATGATGATTTGTTACAATATCTTTCGCAAATTCAGCTAATACATCAATCCCTTTATTATCCGCAAATCTTCCAACATAAACAAATAAAGGCAAAGTTGGAGAACCAATAATTCCATTATCAAATAGAATTTTTTTAGTTTCTTTTTTCCGCATTTCATAGTTGGAATAATCTTTTGCTACCACTTGATTACCCAAAATCTCTGTCGAAGTGATATCAAAATTTTTGAAAAAAATACCATTATTAATTCCGACAAATCGACCTTGACTTTTTGCTATTTTAAATGCCTTTGAAATATCTTTTTCAGTTGATGGCCAAAAACTAGGATTAGTGACTTCACTTTCAGTTGTTTTGGATACAAAATTTACCATATGACTTGTTTCAACAGCTAATGAGACTCTATTGTACTTATTAGTTTTTAATGGTTTTTCTAAGCCAAGTCTTTCAAAAGGTTTTAAATCGCCTGTATTTCCAGGGTGATTATCATGTATTGTAGATAAAACTCCTACTTTTGCTAATGAAACAGCAGCTCTTTTATCATTTAATTTTAATTGAAGAGGATTTGCAATAGAAATGATTTTACTATTTATATGTAAAACGTCAAAAAACTCATTGCCAGACTCACCTTTAAAAAAGGTTGCAAAACTTGTTAAAGCACCAGTATAATATAACCATCCTACATTATTTCCAAATACAGAATAGACTTTGCTTTGATTAACAATATCAAAAATATCCCATCCTGAAAGAATATTTCCTTTAGTATTTGTAAAACTAAAAGTAGGATCTGGTTGAACAAGATATTGAATCAAATCTTTTTCAATAAGTTTATAAATAGTTGACTTATATATTTTTCCATCTAAATAATGCGGAAGAAAACCCACAAAAGTTACTTTATTTAAATATTGAGATTTTAATATATCATAAAATGGAGAAACTAAAGCAGCATCAATTTTATCTGAAGCTGCCGAGTTTTTCAGAGAGTCTAATTCCGCATTTAATATCCCATATATATATTCACCAATTCCGCCTAAACGAGCATTTGGGGCTTCAAATGCGCCTAAAACAACTCTAATATAATGATCATTTTTAACAGGTTCTTTTAAGTTATCAGATTTAATATAAGATTTTTCTAAAAACTCACTACCTTTACAATTATCGCAAACAAGATGTAGAAAATTTTCTTTTGAAAAATCAATCGATTTAATAAAATCCAATTTTGAAAATAAATTTAATTTTTCAGATTCATTATTTGAATAAGCAATAGAAGATCTTCTTATAATTTCATCTTTTATTTCAAAAGCTAATTTAAGATATAATTTATTTTTATCTTTTTTTAGTAATAAATTATCATATAAATTTACTAAATCTTGATCATTAATAGAATAAAAGTTAAAATCACTTTGTTTTATTTTTTCTTCTTTTTTATCTATTAATTCATCTAACCTAGATAATAGAATTGTATTTGCAGTCTTATCTTTAGTACTTTCTTCTATAGGAGTATTTAAAATTTCTGATTTACTACAAGAATATGCTAAACTAGATAATCCTAATAATGTTATTATTCCATATCTTATTTTCATAAAGCTACTCTCCCTTTTTTGTAATTTATGTTTTGGCTCTCAATTCAGTTGAGAAATGATTAAAGTAAATTTTTTAACAATATTTTCTTTAGGCTTACTGGGATTTTCGGTCACGTTCAAGCTCCTTTTCAAACCGTATAAAGTGACAGTTTGGATATGGTTCTTACGGGAAAGTATAGGCAAACTCAATCACAAATTAAATTTTCTTATAATTTCGCGCTCTTTTTATGATATAAGTATCAGCTAGCTAATCTATTAAATATTCTTTCTTAGATAAAAAGAGTTAGCTAAAAAATGAGAGTTTACGGTTAAAATTTAATTTTGTAATTAATTATTTTAAATTTTTATAAAATATTTTAAAAAAACATATTATTATAAAATATGCTATTATTAGCTATATTATTATAATGATATTCTCGCAAGAAAGACTATTAAAGTAGTAAAGAAAAATTATATTTATTCAATCTGCCATGAAAGTACTCCAACAAAGCGATTCTCAGAAAATCTCTACCAAAAGGTATGCAAGTAAAATTGAGAATATCAAAGCCTTTACCAAGTAGGTTTGAACATTGATCAATACTTCTTGAAAATTTTTATTATTTAGTTCATTATATTTTTTAAACTCGTCTTAAAGATTCATAATAATTTTAAGAGCAGTCGATTTTTCTAACCTATTTCTAAAGGAAACAGAAATGAGCCGATTTTTAAAGCTATTAATCTCTATTTCTATAGGAGTTTTCGTATCTGATTATTGTTTTGCACTTAATGTTGGAGAGCCAGCTCCTTTATTTTCATTAAAAAATCAAAATGACAAAGTGATTTCATTGAAAGAAAATAAAGATAAAACTTGGACGGTCGTTTATTTTTATCCCAAAGCGGGAACACCGGGATGTACCACACAAGCATGTGCTTTTCGAGATTCCATTAAGCTGATTACAAATCAAGGTGTGGTTGTTTATGGTGTGAGTACTGACAGTGTTACATCAATAAAGAATTTTTATGAAAAACATCATCTGAATTTTGATCTGTTAAGCGATGAAGATGGTAAAACTTCGGTAGCCTATGGAACAAAAATGCCTCTTTTGACTATGTCCAAAAGAGTTACTTTTATTGTTGATGATAAATTAATAGTTAGAAGCATTGAAGAGAATGTAGATCCTGCACTTGATGCGAAAAAAGTTTCAGTTAAAATAAAACAATTGCGTGCAGCAAAATAAAATTTGTTAAATTGTTAAAATTTACTTTTGATAATTCAAAGTTACTATAAGCTGTTTGAGAAGCTGTTAAGAATAAATCTAAGCCCATTTTATCTTCACTAGACGTATGATGAGATTGGTTTTTTAATAACTTAATTACAATAGTACAAAATACATCTATAATTAAGTTTAATTTATTATTTAATAATATAAATATCTTTTATAAAAAATCAGAGAAAAATTCAGCTCAAAGCTAAAGTTAAGGCCACAGCGTGTGCAATATCTTCCGCAGATGCACCACGCGATAAATCAGAAAATGGCTTAGCAGCACCTAGCAAAATGGGTCCCCAAGCCTCTGCCCCCCCAATACGCTGGGTAATTTTATAGCCAATATTTCCGGAATCGAGATCAGGGAAAACAAAAACATTGGTTTTCCCTTGCACTTTTCCATTTGGATTTTTTCGTTTTGCGACGCTAGGAACACAGGCTGTATCAAACTGCACTTCACCTTCAGCCATAATTAAAGGATATTTCTCAGAAAATAATTTATAAGCATTTCTCACTTTTTCCACATCGGGATGCTCTGCACTCCCTACAGTTGAAAAACTTAAAAAAGACAAGCGAGGCTCAGTGCCACTCCAAAAGGCAAAGGCTTCTTGGGACAAATAAGCAATATCCATAAGCTCAGCACTGCTAGGTTGCGGAATGACACCACAGTCTGAAAATAAAACAAGGCTTTCACCCCCGGGCGTTGCTTTTGGTAAAGCTAATAAAAAAGCGCTGGTAATCACTTTGGTTTGTGGTTTTAATCCCACTGTCGCTAAAGCAGCGCGAATAACATGTGCCGTCGAATTCACACAGCCAGAAACAACAGCATCCACTTCTCCCAAATACAGTTTGGCGCCTCCCTCGAAAGTAGGATCCGTTGCTAAAACTTCAATTTTACTTGATAAGGATTTTCCTTTTTTTTCTGCAATTTTATGCATGACATCTAAAGTTTTTTGCTTATTATTTTCAGATTCTTTTACATTTCCTAAATAACATTGAATATTTAATTCATTTTTTAGCATAGCTGCTGCTTTAATAACACGTTCGTCTTCACCTTCTGGTAAAGAAATTCTTTTATTTTTTGCCCGTGAAAAAATATTTTCCTTTGCTGCTTCCGTCAGTGTTTCAAATAGCATATTATTTCCCTTCATTTTATTTAAAGAATAACCATCACCCCTGATAAGATACGAATATCAATACCAAATTTATTCTTTAAAAACAATAACATCATTTAAAAATGATTAAAAATAATATCAATAATTTTATATACGTTGTTACTTTTTAGGAAAGAGACTTCACCAAAAAATGATTTATTATTTTTTATCTACATGAATAATATCGAGCGCTTTAGGGGCTTGCGTTTTCGCTCTTTTCTTTTTTGTGAGACAAATAACCACACCGACATCGGTTACGGTATTTTGTGATATAAACACGGATAATAGATTTGCTCTTTGCAAAATCATATACATACCTAATCCGGCACTGACGTTTTGCTGTCCTAATTGATGAAAATCAGGAGTTCCTGTCTTAAAAATAAATTTTACATATTTAGACATAATGGCAGGATTTAATCTTCCAAAATTGTCGCGGACGGAAATGGCTAAATCTTTGCCATTAAAACCCCATTCCAATTTTACAACTTCATCTTTTTCAAGTTCAACAGGAACCGTTCTCGGTTTTTTTTCATGTTTAGGGTTAGCATCCCAAATCGCATTCATCAGCAACTCTTCCTGTATTTCTACAGCGTATTGTGATAACACCGGATTTTGGCCACCAATAATGGGCTCAATCTGTGCAAAAAACTTTTCCAACTCTTCAGCGTATTTTAATCTTTGCCGGGAATCAGAAACTTCAAATGTTTTAATAATTGGTAAATCTATACCTTGAATATTTTGCACATTATCCATGGGAATAAGGGAACGAACACCGGTGATATTTCCATTATCATTCCCTTTTTTTAAAGACCACTGCCGCATGAGAGCTTGTTTCACACGATCGACAAGAAAATCATTTTCATTGTAAACAACATAGTGATTGAAGCCTTCAATATCAGCTTGTCCCTTAAACTCAGGAATTTTAGTTACGTTAGCAACCAACATATTTGTAGCAGAAGTAGATTTTTTGGTATGATCATCTGTTAAATAAATATCGCAATCGTTTTCGTTTTCAGATAAATTAAAATTATTTTTAATCATATCCTGAAGAGGCTGTTTTATACTTTCATCAGAAAGAGTAAGATAAACTTTAAAGTTCTTCAAGGGAATCTCCTCGTCCTACATATGTATGCTCTGTTTCGATCTTATTTAAAAGATCTTAACCCGAAGGATGTCAAAATCACAGAGCAACGTTAGGCAAAAGGAGTTAGAGCTAAGCATTACGTTTTAAAATCACACCAAAAAATCCGTCAATATCGTCTGGGTTTCCGCTATAGATAAGCAGTTCATTATCACGAGTCACATATTTTTTATAAAAATCATGAATACGATCCTGAGGATTTATTTTTTCAAAATTTTGATGTTTTTCTAAAAAGGAAGATATTTGATTAATTGTTTCTTCTAGTTCAAAACTACACACGATATAAATTAATTCCCCTCCAATGGCGACATTCTTAGCAAGGCCATCCAAAAGGCGCGTCTGTTCTAATGCACAATTTTGAATATCATTTAATGTACGTAACCATTTGATTTCAGGATGCCTACGAATAACACCCATGGCTGAACAGGGAGCATCCAGCAGAATTTTTTGAAATATTTTGCCTTGGCACTGCTCAACCACATCACCATGGAGGATTTGAACCCCTTCAAGCCTCATACGAGAGAAGTTTTCCCTTAATATTTTAAGACGCTTTTGCGCAAAATCACAAACTGTTAAATTTTGAGGTTCCACACCACTTTCCCAAAGATAAATAGATTTTCCTCCGGGAGCGGCACAGGCATCGAGGCAGGAGTCCGTAGGGGAAGCTTGTACCAAGCTTGTTGCCAACTGAGCCGCTTCATCTTGAACAATGTAACAGCCCTTTTGAAAGGCTTCACACTCTTTAAACTTCGGTAAGGTTTCAATTCTTAAAGCTCCGGGCATGGGACGCCATGAGCTTTCGATGGATTGTGTTTTGAGCAAATAAGTGGCCAAATCACTTTCACCTTCCGGTAAAGGATTGCGTGTAATGAGTTTCAAAGAGTTTTTAGGAATGCGATTGTTATTTGACAACAGATATTCAAACCGCTCTAATGATAGTTGTTTATACCAACGCTCCACCATCCACTGAGGAAAGGAGTGGTGCATAGAATAATAATCGACAGCTTGTGTTACTTTATCTGGTTTAGGGAAATATTCTGATTTTTTAGCAACACGACGTAAAATAGCATTTACCAAAGAAGCCGCATTGGGAACACCGACTTGCTTTACGGCTTCCACAGTCTCCGAAACAGCAGCTCTTTCAGGCACTCTATCCATATAATATATTTGATATGTTCCAATACGTAAGGCATTTGCGACGCGAGGATCCAGGCTTGAAAAAGAACGATCAAGCATATGGGACATAATCCAATCCATCTTTGCCAGCCATCTTAAAGAACCAAAAACCATTTCATAGATAAAAGCCTTATCTAGAGGGCGTAAATTCGGATAATTGGCAAAGAGCTTTTCGAGGGCAACGTCAGAATGGATATTGCGGGTTAAAACGTGTGTTAAGGCATCAATGGCAATTGCCCTTGTGAGCGAGCCAGAGCGTGTTGACATAGTTTAAACTCCAAAAAAATTGATCTTTGAATTTTCACTCTTGCCTAGGAATGTTCAAAGTTTGGCATAATAATTGGTTTAAGAGCTTCTTCGGTGTTGCAGTTTAAGCACTTCCAGGCAAAAGAAGAATAAAAAGAGCTGCATTTTTCACAATAATGAGAAGAATAGCCAATGCGCGCCGCTTCATCCTGTTTTGCAACAAAATTAAAATAGCTTGGAC is a window encoding:
- the rsmB gene encoding 16S rRNA (cytosine(967)-C(5))-methyltransferase RsmB, with amino-acid sequence MSTRSGSLTRAIAIDALTHVLTRNIHSDVALEKLFANYPNLRPLDKAFIYEMVFGSLRWLAKMDWIMSHMLDRSFSSLDPRVANALRIGTYQIYYMDRVPERAAVSETVEAVKQVGVPNAASLVNAILRRVAKKSEYFPKPDKVTQAVDYYSMHHSFPQWMVERWYKQLSLERFEYLLSNNNRIPKNSLKLITRNPLPEGESDLATYLLKTQSIESSWRPMPGALRIETLPKFKECEAFQKGCYIVQDEAAQLATSLVQASPTDSCLDACAAPGGKSIYLWESGVEPQNLTVCDFAQKRLKILRENFSRMRLEGVQILHGDVVEQCQGKIFQKILLDAPCSAMGVIRRHPEIKWLRTLNDIQNCALEQTRLLDGLAKNVAIGGELIYIVCSFELEETINQISSFLEKHQNFEKINPQDRIHDFYKKYVTRDNELLIYSGNPDDIDGFFGVILKRNA
- a CDS encoding peroxiredoxin, which translates into the protein MSRFLKLLISISIGVFVSDYCFALNVGEPAPLFSLKNQNDKVISLKENKDKTWTVVYFYPKAGTPGCTTQACAFRDSIKLITNQGVVVYGVSTDSVTSIKNFYEKHHLNFDLLSDEDGKTSVAYGTKMPLLTMSKRVTFIVDDKLIVRSIEENVDPALDAKKVSVKIKQLRAAK
- a CDS encoding phosphate acyltransferase — encoded protein: MLFETLTEAAKENIFSRAKNKRISLPEGEDERVIKAAAMLKNELNIQCYLGNVKESENNKQKTLDVMHKIAEKKGKSLSSKIEVLATDPTFEGGAKLYLGEVDAVVSGCVNSTAHVIRAALATVGLKPQTKVITSAFLLALPKATPGGESLVLFSDCGVIPQPSSAELMDIAYLSQEAFAFWSGTEPRLSFLSFSTVGSAEHPDVEKVRNAYKLFSEKYPLIMAEGEVQFDTACVPSVAKRKNPNGKVQGKTNVFVFPDLDSGNIGYKITQRIGGAEAWGPILLGAAKPFSDLSRGASAEDIAHAVALTLALS
- a CDS encoding glycosyltransferase → MKIRYGIITLLGLSSLAYSCSKSEILNTPIEESTKDKTANTILLSRLDELIDKKEEKIKQSDFNFYSINDQDLVNLYDNLLLKKDKNKLYLKLAFEIKDEIIRRSSIAYSNNESEKLNLFSKLDFIKSIDFSKENFLHLVCDNCKGSEFLEKSYIKSDNLKEPVKNDHYIRVVLGAFEAPNARLGGIGEYIYGILNAELDSLKNSAASDKIDAALVSPFYDILKSQYLNKVTFVGFLPHYLDGKIYKSTIYKLIEKDLIQYLVQPDPTFSFTNTKGNILSGWDIFDIVNQSKVYSVFGNNVGWLYYTGALTSFATFFKGESGNEFFDVLHINSKIISIANPLQLKLNDKRAAVSLAKVGVLSTIHDNHPGNTGDLKPFERLGLEKPLKTNKYNRVSLAVETSHMVNFVSKTTESEVTNPSFWPSTEKDISKAFKIAKSQGRFVGINNGIFFKNFDITSTEILGNQVVAKDYSNYEMRKKETKKILFDNGIIGSPTLPLFVYVGRFADNKGIDVLAEFAKDIVTNHHGQVVVMGTTGGKLPPEILAVQDVAKDLKFKGLIKFYKDFDKDQLAILPSVGASKGRLIRFASDFTLVPSKLEAAGLVPAEGLSLGSATISSYREGLIDQCTNPFGKGFDIHNFTCIPFEVDLKSTSSTIFNLKSSVNDALTQWNSLSEVEKIIVQKKLITNAKTFDWNAPGGSFEQYVKLFKKTIKEANN